The proteins below come from a single Mya arenaria isolate MELC-2E11 chromosome 6, ASM2691426v1 genomic window:
- the LOC128236786 gene encoding deformed epidermal autoregulatory factor 1 homolog encodes MSEVDIAEELPNGDDSAFEEQPASEDQAEQSLTAQTIPNSIPIVSENETVYVTSTNEHDLLHAEFNGIKGAHIVIHEQLDPHSGLKSPTTPLPPPTPATPLSKERGLKYQWDETVDQDILPVRCKTTNGDLFKSKFGSGGRGKCIRTGDEWFTPNEFEHYAGRASSKDWKRSIRYGGRTLQCLLEDGILQAHATSCTCAACCDDDNVTGPVRLFVPYKRKKRDSDPGTPSTPTGKKMKKSHIETSMAQASASFPHPVRLASANLNGETVHILTSDPLSGETVMVAPVPVSGQMSPGGKSITFNMEMPEHKQWWQLEEMANSLIQQANQFKMMVEQVKQQSLAYKEAAVNQVRQQMEKMINQAKQEAQMQLQRTIMEERSKQEMAIQNAIARTRNEMADKEGGITVVTYEGWTGQTPQNIQGQLPNIMVATEAEGEVKQ; translated from the exons ATGTCGGAAGTCGACATTGCCGAAGAACTTCCGAATGGTGACGATTCAGCTTTCGAAGAACAGCCAGCTTCGGAAGATCAGGCTGAACAGAGTTTGACAGCTCAGACGATTCCAAATTCTATCCCAATTGTTAGCGAAAATGAAACTGTTTATGTGACTTCAACAAATGAACACGATCTCTTACATGCAGAGTTCAATGGAATTAAGGGTGCACACATTGTCATTCACGAACAGTTGGATCCTCATTCGGGGTTAAAATCACCCACAACACCCTTACCCCCACCTACCCCTGCCACGCCCCTCAGCAAGGAAAGAGGCTTGAAATACCAATGGGATGAGACAGTCGATCAGGACATTTTACCTGTTCGGTGTAAAACTACAAACGGAGATCTGTTTAAATCTAAATTTGGATCTG GTGGAAGAGGGAAATGTATTCGCACTGGTGATGAGTGGTTTACACCGAATGAGTTTGAGCATTACGCAGGAAGAGCGAGCAGTAAAGACTGGAAAAGAAGCATCCGTTATGGTGGACGAACGCTCCAGTGTCTGTTGGAGGATGGAATACTGCAAGCCCATGCCACGTCATGTACATGTGCTGCTTGCTGTGACGATGACAATGTG ACTGGTCCGGTAAGGTTATTTGTGCCATACAAGCGAAAGAAGAGAGACAGTGACCCAGGCACCCCGTCCACACCAACAGGCAAGAAGATGAAGAAATCTCATATTG AGACAAGTATGGCTCAAGCTTCTGCCAGTTTTCCCCATCCAGTGAGACTGGCCAGCGCCAACCTAAATGGGGAAACAGTCCACATTCTCACATCTGACCCACTTTCAGGAG AGACGGTGATGGTAGCACCAGTTCCAGTGAGCGGTCAAATGAGCCCAGGTGGAAAGAGCATCACCTTCAACATGGAGATGCCTGAACACAAACAGTGGTGGCAGCTTGAAGAG ATGGCAAACAGCCTGATTCAGCAGGCCAACCAGTTCAAGATGATGGTGGAGCAGGTGAAGCAGCAGTCTCTGGCATACAAGGAGGCTGCAGTGAACCAGGTCAGACAACAGATGGAAAAG ATGATCAACCAAGCGAAGCAGGAGGCCCAGATGCAGCTACAGAGGACAATAATGGAGGAGCGGTCCAAGCAAGAGATGGCAATACAGAATGCCATTGCCCGTACCAGGAATGAGATGGCTGACAAGGAAGGGGGGATAACTGTGGTCACGTATGAGGGCTGGACGGGCCAGACCCCACAGAACATCCAGGGCCAGCTGCCCAACATCATGGTGGCCACAGAGGCAGAAGGGGAGGTGAAACAATGA